The Xiphophorus hellerii strain 12219 chromosome 5, Xiphophorus_hellerii-4.1, whole genome shotgun sequence genome window below encodes:
- the tmc8 gene encoding transmembrane channel-like protein 7, giving the protein MEGQKTVNFMRLLSDESVESTLSSDSCEYYQTEIFDLLPSVQAVRSQQDSYDTLKTSEVHQGGPQPGEAFSTENQSRGPRDKLSLQPLQNLAICMQGKRSARERRKIQISNIGFWESWRRSQSINRKRVWAHMREAGASLLPWKQTLHKIQGRFGVGVKSYFVFLRYLIYLNLLHCALIGGFILGPTGFYGTNSSESLRFGGSDSVLDFLLGSGFLARSPVFFGFYTRGSLNLDCLNTPLLYLAGILSIIFLSLIMVVRRTTVGYKHTWMLEKRTSMNVSFKVFCGWDYSIHHPESAELKQSFIRNDLKLFLEEMKFNLKKAQRTLGQKLRLYLLRFILNLIVVFLLGGAFTLIYLSTNVSLKESNEVLVLKLILQYLSPITITFVDLVLPQIFRKISSFEDYSLTVQVNVTLVRSIFLKLAALGIYLVFLFKTSVENRLCRENQIGIQMYKLCIFNFLTTFCNTFLVNYPRKLLQEKHPTCFLVRLCGRQRFLIPFKVLDLVYIQTVLWVGVYYCPLLPMIGVVSLLVIFYIQKFDVLQCCEAEQRMFRASSSSVLFHFMLLLGLLMAAAAPIIDFHLVEGTNKISCGPLKNETVLTVTNTCVTSLPNSVQNVLKYLSSQAFALPLLLAEIIILTSYVSRGRANQKAIERLKDMLIMCSSDKRFLVKQHATLLRGPKNSSRARPAAVEQKKLLHGAP; this is encoded by the exons ATGGAGGGCCAGAAAACGGTGAACTTCATGAGACTCTTGTCAG ATGAAAGCGTCGAGTCCACCTTGTCGTCAGACTCATGTGAGTACTACCAGACAGAGATATTTGACCTGCTGCCCAGTGTCCAGGCTGTCCGGTCCCAGCAGGACAGCTATGATACGCTGAAAACCAGCGAGGTCCACCAGGGTGGCCCGCAACCCGGGGAGGCCTTCAGCACTGAGAACCAGTCAAGAGGACCCAGAGACAAGCTGTCTCTGCAGCCACTGCAGAACCTGGCCATTTGTATGCAGGGGAAGAGGAGCGCAAG GGAAAGGAGGAAAATTCAGATCAGCAATATTGGTTTCTGGGAGTCATGGAGGCGGAGCCAGAGCATCAACAGGAAGAGGGTCTGGGCTCACATGAGGGAGGCGGGAGCCAGCTTGTTGCCTTGGAAACAGACACTCCACAAAATTCAAG GGAGGTTTGGCGTTGGAGTGAAGTCCTACTTTGTGTTCCTCAGATATCTGATCTACTTGAACCTGCTGCACTGTGCTCTGATCGGGGGCTTCATCCTGGGGCCCACAGGGTTTTATGGCACAAACAGCAGTG AATCGTTGCGATTTGGCGGAAGCGACTCTGTGTTAGACTTCCTCCTGGGATCG GGATTTCTGGCTCGTTCGCctgttttctttggcttttaCACCAGAGGCTCTCTGAATCTCGACTGCCTGAACACACCCCTGCTTTACCTGGCTGGGATCCTCAGCATCATCTTCCTTAGTCTCATCATGGTGGTCCGCAG AACGACTGTTGGCTACAAGCACACCTGGATGCTCGAGAAGCGAACCAGCATGAATGTGAGCTTTAAGGTCTTTTGTGGCTGGGACTACAGCATCCATCATCCAGAGTCTGCAGAGCTCAAGCAGAGCTTCATCAGGAATGACCTGAAG CTCTTCCTGGAGGAGATGAAGTTTAACTTGAAAAAGGCTCAAAGGACTCTGGGACAAAAGCTGCGCCTCTACCTGCTGAGGTTCATCCTAAACCTGATTGTTGTCTTTCTGCTTGGTGGAGCTTTTACTCTCATCTACTTGTCCACAAACGTGTCCCTCAAAGAG TCGAACGAAGTTTTGGTTCTCAAGCTGATCCTGCAGTATCTTTCTCCCATCACCATCACCTTTGTGGACCTAGTCCTCCCTCAGATATTCCGCAAGATCTCATCTTTCGAGGACTACTCTCTAACcgttcaagtaaatgtaacacTTGTGAG GAGTATCTTCTTGAAGCTGGCTGCCCTGGGGATCTACTTAGTTTTCCTCTTCAAAACATCAGTCGAAAAT CGTCTGTGCAGGGAAAACCAGATTGGCATTCAGATGTACAAACTGTGCATCTTCAACTTCCTCACCACTTTCTGCAACACTTTTTTGGTGAACTACCCCAGGAA GCTTTTGCAGGAGAAGCACCCAACCTGCTTTCTGGTCCGGCTGTGCGGGAGGCAGCGGTTTCTGATCCCGTTCAAAGTTCTGGATCTGGTCTACATCCAAACTGTGTTGTGGGTTGGAGTCTACTACTGCCCCCTGCTGCCTATGATCGGAGTAGTCAGCCTGTTGGTGATATTCTACATCCAAAAG TTTGATGTTCTGCAGTGTTGTGAGGCGGAGCAGCGGATGTTTCGAGCCTCCAGCTCTTCGGTTTTATTCCACTTCATGCTGTTGCTGGGTCTCCTCATGGCTGCAGCCGCACCGATAATTGACTTCCACCTGGTCGAGGGAACAAACAA GATCTCCTGTGGTCCgcttaaaaatgaaactgtGCTTACTGTCACAAACACCTGTGTGACAAGTCTTCCCAACTCAGTCCAGAACGTTCTCAAGTACTTGTCCTCACAAGCCTTTGCCCTGCCTCTCCTGCTAGCTGAGAT CATCATCCTGACATCGTATGTGTCACGAGGACGCGCCAACCAGAAGGCAATCGAAAGGCTTAAAGACATGCTGATTATG TGCAGCTCAGATAAACGGTTCCTGGTGAAGCAGCACGCCACCTTACTGAGAGGTCCTAAGAACTCAAGCAGAGCCCGTCCTGCTGCTGTGGAACAGAAAAAGCTCCTCCATGGCGCTCCCTGA
- the LOC116719821 gene encoding Fc receptor-like protein 5 isoform X2, with the protein MQKGPCQRHIHSLVMKNRLTLYLLPILALASLPVTIGEPGSLRPVLSGPDRAYLNTRVVFRCSAPGLSSRVAYRLIRDRRVLVATEVSPKGDQPTAFPLKVNTAAGGSYQCRAFAGRKTGLSNRIKLTVVTPPSNTRVTSEPFPPVAYEGSRIVMSCDAERGSDLKYTWHRNRKEVTSSTAGFVIAENKLVMQEVTVDQEGSYSCVAWSVVRDISRYSTSTEVKVTVKVKISKPEISISVFKDGESYHGNVTCWSSRGSPPVSFSLLLDDREVRSATAAESLAAWFDVPVVIGLNMGEARCRGRTEVQDLKSEALALEVVPVGADVRVEVDYLYSAEATLTAARLSCHISRGTFPLFSWLLNDSVLLPEEIQPQAVLTHQKKVLFLTQLSAEDSGSYRCRARDSYEDSGPWAESAAVLVRITEENRNSVAQASLCSETSQKFLTEVITLVFCCFFLLMLAVASACLFKLLDHSPAPTNVSAANTMPFHLSEPESQTDTLSRHVRNQVNLEYTRVNQVF; encoded by the exons ATGCAGAAAGGACCATGCCAAAGACACATTCATAGTCTTGTTATGAAGAACCGTCTCACTTTATATTTACTGCCAATCCTGG CTCTAGCAAGTTTGCCCGTCACGATAG GTGAGCCAGGTTCTCTCCGTCCGGTGCTGTCTGGCCCTGACAGAGCCTACCTCAACACCAGGGTGGTCTTCCGCTGTTCTGCCCCCGGCTTGTCCTCTCGGGTCGCCTACAGGCTGATAAGGGATCGTCGTGTCCTGGTCGCCACAGAAGTCAGCCCCAAAGGGGACCAACCTACAGCGTTTCCCCTGAAAGTCAACACAGCTGCAGGCGGCTCATATCAGTGCAGGGCGTTTGCTGGAAGAAAAACGGGACTCAGCAACAGGATCAAACTGACTGTAGTCA CTCCGCCATCAAACACAAGAGTGACCTCTGAGCCCTTTCCGCCGGTTGCCTACGAGGGGTCAAGAATTGTCATGAGCTGCGACGCTGAGCGAGGTTCCGACCTTAAGTACACCTGGCACCGTAACAGGAAGGAAGTGACCTCATCGACCGCTGGATTCGTTATCGCTGAGAACAAACTTGTGATGCAGGAGGTGACTGTGGACCAGGAGGGAAGCTATAGCTGCGTTGCTTGGTCTGTGGTGCGAGACATCAGCAGGTATTCAACCAGCACAGAGGTCAAGGTGACAGTCAAAG TCAAGATTTCAAAACCGGAAATTTCCATCTCCGTTTTCAAAGACGGGGAGAGTTACCATGGAAATGTAACCTGCTGGTCCTCAAGAGGAAGTCCGCCTGTgagcttttctctgctgctggacGACAGGGAGGTGAGGTCTGCTACAGCTGCAGAGTCCCTCGCCGCCTGGTTCGATGTTCCTGTTGTGATCGGGCTGAACATGGGAGAGGCCCGATGCCGAGGGAGAACGGAGGTGCAGGACCTGAAGAGTGAGGCCCTCGCTCTGGAAGTAG TCCCGGTCGGGGCGGACGTGAGAGTGGAAGTGGACTATCTGTACAGCGCTGAGGCCACGCTGACCGCTGCCAGGCTGAGCTGTCACATCAGCAGAGGGACGTTCCCACTCTTCTCCTGGCTCCTCAACGACTCCGTTCTTCTGCCCGAGGAGATTCAGCCTCAGGCTGTCCTGACCCACCAAAAGAAAGTGCTCTTCCTCACTCAGCTCAGCGCAGAGGATTCTGGGTCTTACCGCTGCAGGGCCAGAGACAGCTACGAGGACTCTGGGCCCTGGGCCGAAAGCGCCGCTGTACTTGTCCGAATCACCg AGGAAAACCGCAACTCGGTGGCTCAAGCATCACTCTGCAGTGAAActtcacaaa AGTTTCTTACTGAAGTTATCACCTTAGtgttctgctgcttcttcctgcTGATGCTGGCAGTGGCCTCCGCCTGTCTGTTCAAGTTGCTTGACCACTCCCCAG CTCCTACCAATGTTTCTGCAGCTAA CACAATGCCATTTCATCTCTCTGAGCCGGAGTCTCAGACGGACACTTTGTCCCGTCATGTCCGGAACCAGGTAAACCTAGAATACACCAGAGTTAATCAAGTTTTCTGA
- the LOC116719821 gene encoding Fc receptor-like protein 5 isoform X1, with product MQKGPCQRHIHSLVMKNRLTLYLLPILALASLPVTIGEPGSLRPVLSGPDRAYLNTRVVFRCSAPGLSSRVAYRLIRDRRVLVATEVSPKGDQPTAFPLKVNTAAGGSYQCRAFAGRKTGLSNRIKLTVVTPPSNTRVTSEPFPPVAYEGSRIVMSCDAERGSDLKYTWHRNRKEVTSSTAGFVIAENKLVMQEVTVDQEGSYSCVAWSVVRDISRYSTSTEVKVTVKVKISKPEISISVFKDGESYHGNVTCWSSRGSPPVSFSLLLDDREVRSATAAESLAAWFDVPVVIGLNMGEARCRGRTEVQDLKSEALALEVVPVGADVRVEVDYLYSAEATLTAARLSCHISRGTFPLFSWLLNDSVLLPEEIQPQAVLTHQKKVLFLTQLSAEDSGSYRCRARDSYEDSGPWAESAAVLVRITEENRNSVAQASLCSETSQKFLTEVITLVFCCFFLLMLAVASACLFKLLDHSPAPTNVSAANTMPFHLSEPESQTDTLSRHVRNQQMLVNMSAICYLLVSAFNHSSS from the exons ATGCAGAAAGGACCATGCCAAAGACACATTCATAGTCTTGTTATGAAGAACCGTCTCACTTTATATTTACTGCCAATCCTGG CTCTAGCAAGTTTGCCCGTCACGATAG GTGAGCCAGGTTCTCTCCGTCCGGTGCTGTCTGGCCCTGACAGAGCCTACCTCAACACCAGGGTGGTCTTCCGCTGTTCTGCCCCCGGCTTGTCCTCTCGGGTCGCCTACAGGCTGATAAGGGATCGTCGTGTCCTGGTCGCCACAGAAGTCAGCCCCAAAGGGGACCAACCTACAGCGTTTCCCCTGAAAGTCAACACAGCTGCAGGCGGCTCATATCAGTGCAGGGCGTTTGCTGGAAGAAAAACGGGACTCAGCAACAGGATCAAACTGACTGTAGTCA CTCCGCCATCAAACACAAGAGTGACCTCTGAGCCCTTTCCGCCGGTTGCCTACGAGGGGTCAAGAATTGTCATGAGCTGCGACGCTGAGCGAGGTTCCGACCTTAAGTACACCTGGCACCGTAACAGGAAGGAAGTGACCTCATCGACCGCTGGATTCGTTATCGCTGAGAACAAACTTGTGATGCAGGAGGTGACTGTGGACCAGGAGGGAAGCTATAGCTGCGTTGCTTGGTCTGTGGTGCGAGACATCAGCAGGTATTCAACCAGCACAGAGGTCAAGGTGACAGTCAAAG TCAAGATTTCAAAACCGGAAATTTCCATCTCCGTTTTCAAAGACGGGGAGAGTTACCATGGAAATGTAACCTGCTGGTCCTCAAGAGGAAGTCCGCCTGTgagcttttctctgctgctggacGACAGGGAGGTGAGGTCTGCTACAGCTGCAGAGTCCCTCGCCGCCTGGTTCGATGTTCCTGTTGTGATCGGGCTGAACATGGGAGAGGCCCGATGCCGAGGGAGAACGGAGGTGCAGGACCTGAAGAGTGAGGCCCTCGCTCTGGAAGTAG TCCCGGTCGGGGCGGACGTGAGAGTGGAAGTGGACTATCTGTACAGCGCTGAGGCCACGCTGACCGCTGCCAGGCTGAGCTGTCACATCAGCAGAGGGACGTTCCCACTCTTCTCCTGGCTCCTCAACGACTCCGTTCTTCTGCCCGAGGAGATTCAGCCTCAGGCTGTCCTGACCCACCAAAAGAAAGTGCTCTTCCTCACTCAGCTCAGCGCAGAGGATTCTGGGTCTTACCGCTGCAGGGCCAGAGACAGCTACGAGGACTCTGGGCCCTGGGCCGAAAGCGCCGCTGTACTTGTCCGAATCACCg AGGAAAACCGCAACTCGGTGGCTCAAGCATCACTCTGCAGTGAAActtcacaaa AGTTTCTTACTGAAGTTATCACCTTAGtgttctgctgcttcttcctgcTGATGCTGGCAGTGGCCTCCGCCTGTCTGTTCAAGTTGCTTGACCACTCCCCAG CTCCTACCAATGTTTCTGCAGCTAA CACAATGCCATTTCATCTCTCTGAGCCGGAGTCTCAGACGGACACTTTGTCCCGTCATGTCCGGAACCAG CAGATGTTAGTGAACATGTCGGCCATCTGTTACCTGCTTGTTTCAGCTTTTAACCACTCATCATCTTGA
- the LOC116719821 gene encoding Fc receptor-like protein 5 isoform X3, whose translation MQKGPCQRHIHSLVMKNRLTLYLLPILALASLPVTIGEPGSLRPVLSGPDRAYLNTRVVFRCSAPGLSSRVAYRLIRDRRVLVATEVSPKGDQPTAFPLKVNTAAGGSYQCRAFAGRKTGLSNRIKLTVVTPPSNTRVTSEPFPPVAYEGSRIVMSCDAERGSDLKYTWHRNRKEVTSSTAGFVIAENKLVMQEVTVDQEGSYSCVAWSVVRDISRYSTSTEVKVTVKVKISKPEISISVFKDGESYHGNVTCWSSRGSPPVSFSLLLDDREVRSATAAESLAAWFDVPVVIGLNMGEARCRGRTEVQDLKSEALALEVVPVGADVRVEVDYLYSAEATLTAARLSCHISRGTFPLFSWLLNDSVLLPEEIQPQAVLTHQKKVLFLTQLSAEDSGSYRCRARDSYEDSGPWAESAAVLVRITEENRNSVAQASLCSETSQKFLTEVITLVFCCFFLLMLAVASACLFKLLDHSPAPTNVSAANTMPFHLSEPESQTDTLSRHVRNQIAEITV comes from the exons ATGCAGAAAGGACCATGCCAAAGACACATTCATAGTCTTGTTATGAAGAACCGTCTCACTTTATATTTACTGCCAATCCTGG CTCTAGCAAGTTTGCCCGTCACGATAG GTGAGCCAGGTTCTCTCCGTCCGGTGCTGTCTGGCCCTGACAGAGCCTACCTCAACACCAGGGTGGTCTTCCGCTGTTCTGCCCCCGGCTTGTCCTCTCGGGTCGCCTACAGGCTGATAAGGGATCGTCGTGTCCTGGTCGCCACAGAAGTCAGCCCCAAAGGGGACCAACCTACAGCGTTTCCCCTGAAAGTCAACACAGCTGCAGGCGGCTCATATCAGTGCAGGGCGTTTGCTGGAAGAAAAACGGGACTCAGCAACAGGATCAAACTGACTGTAGTCA CTCCGCCATCAAACACAAGAGTGACCTCTGAGCCCTTTCCGCCGGTTGCCTACGAGGGGTCAAGAATTGTCATGAGCTGCGACGCTGAGCGAGGTTCCGACCTTAAGTACACCTGGCACCGTAACAGGAAGGAAGTGACCTCATCGACCGCTGGATTCGTTATCGCTGAGAACAAACTTGTGATGCAGGAGGTGACTGTGGACCAGGAGGGAAGCTATAGCTGCGTTGCTTGGTCTGTGGTGCGAGACATCAGCAGGTATTCAACCAGCACAGAGGTCAAGGTGACAGTCAAAG TCAAGATTTCAAAACCGGAAATTTCCATCTCCGTTTTCAAAGACGGGGAGAGTTACCATGGAAATGTAACCTGCTGGTCCTCAAGAGGAAGTCCGCCTGTgagcttttctctgctgctggacGACAGGGAGGTGAGGTCTGCTACAGCTGCAGAGTCCCTCGCCGCCTGGTTCGATGTTCCTGTTGTGATCGGGCTGAACATGGGAGAGGCCCGATGCCGAGGGAGAACGGAGGTGCAGGACCTGAAGAGTGAGGCCCTCGCTCTGGAAGTAG TCCCGGTCGGGGCGGACGTGAGAGTGGAAGTGGACTATCTGTACAGCGCTGAGGCCACGCTGACCGCTGCCAGGCTGAGCTGTCACATCAGCAGAGGGACGTTCCCACTCTTCTCCTGGCTCCTCAACGACTCCGTTCTTCTGCCCGAGGAGATTCAGCCTCAGGCTGTCCTGACCCACCAAAAGAAAGTGCTCTTCCTCACTCAGCTCAGCGCAGAGGATTCTGGGTCTTACCGCTGCAGGGCCAGAGACAGCTACGAGGACTCTGGGCCCTGGGCCGAAAGCGCCGCTGTACTTGTCCGAATCACCg AGGAAAACCGCAACTCGGTGGCTCAAGCATCACTCTGCAGTGAAActtcacaaa AGTTTCTTACTGAAGTTATCACCTTAGtgttctgctgcttcttcctgcTGATGCTGGCAGTGGCCTCCGCCTGTCTGTTCAAGTTGCTTGACCACTCCCCAG CTCCTACCAATGTTTCTGCAGCTAA CACAATGCCATTTCATCTCTCTGAGCCGGAGTCTCAGACGGACACTTTGTCCCGTCATGTCCGGAACCAG atcgCTGAAATCACAGTATAA